One Vibrio gallaecicus genomic region harbors:
- a CDS encoding GNAT family N-acetyltransferase, with the protein MKIRAENHSDITEIETLIYRAFENHPHHEPGAKPTEHLIVNKLRDAKALSLSIVCKDQTGIIGHIAFSPILINGEESVWYGLGPVSVMPERQGEGIGGALIREGLSRLKTQGIESVVLLGEPKYYGRFGFESQPNLTLPGVPSEYFLAIPLANSIPTGEVAYHSAFFDN; encoded by the coding sequence ATGAAAATTAGAGCTGAAAATCACTCAGACATTACAGAAATTGAAACACTTATTTATCGAGCGTTTGAGAACCATCCACACCATGAACCAGGTGCTAAACCAACAGAGCACTTGATCGTCAATAAACTACGTGATGCAAAAGCATTATCACTATCTATAGTTTGTAAAGATCAAACTGGCATCATTGGTCATATTGCCTTTTCACCGATTCTTATTAATGGCGAGGAGTCTGTTTGGTATGGCTTAGGCCCAGTATCAGTGATGCCAGAGCGTCAAGGTGAAGGTATCGGCGGTGCACTTATTCGTGAAGGGTTATCACGACTTAAAACACAAGGTATTGAGAGTGTAGTGTTACTCGGCGAACCAAAATATTATGGCCGATTTGGTTTTGAGTCACAGCCAAACCTTACACTTCCAGGTGTCCCATCAGAGTATTTCCTAGCTATACCGCTAGCCAACAGTATTCCGACGGGCGAAGTTGCTTATCACTCTGCTTTCTTTGACAACTAA